The Sesamum indicum cultivar Zhongzhi No. 13 linkage group LG6, S_indicum_v1.0, whole genome shotgun sequence genomic interval CTTTCCAACTTGCATCAATCCTCCTACTATAAATATACCTCTCCAACGcattccattatttttctgtttattCTTGTTCCCATCTTCTTGctctttctaaatttaatttttttctttaatcatataatatttttgtaataattactttACTGAGTAATTCACTGTGCGTGGAGGGTGTGAAATTCtgtttacataataaaatgcattatttcaaaatttcgttgttttattttatttaaatcccttttaattctctttatttaatttcaatctaaattaaaaacattaaacCTAGACGACAACAGAGTTTAAcatttagatataaaaaaataaaattttgaaattgagtttgttcatatttataatagtcaactatttttattggtaTTTGTTACAAAATAATTCTCTATAGTTTGTACTTTTCATGGTATAACCAAAATTAGAGCCTAAAGATCAACACACTAACTAAATTCGAGCCAAGTGCAAAAATTATGCAGGTTCCTCATCAAAGGGCTCCACAGCCACTTTGCAAGTAAGTTagttacatataatatatatatatatatatatatatatattttagtatcattatatttacacACTCTTGATTTATgccatatttatttgaaatgtcattgtctttaaaaaattatacatacatatacaaaagaaattaatattatttacacaaatcactaaatatcttttaaaacattacacatacactgctaaaaattcaacaattaaagaaaaattatcccaattttttcttttttgttgggtATGCAAACAAATATGggttatttgtataaatagataatatattaggagtataaatataattatttgatatatttttcaaaaaaaatgcCTATTGAAAGCAGCAAATATCACGCAAGGAAGTACATATATGAATACAATTTAACTTTACCTCTATTTTACTTGTTTCCTAAAATCtactgaaatttaattttaaattataataaatgaaattaaaatgtttATTGGAGGAGGAGGGTCTTggaaatttctgtaattacaccaaaacaaaacactactcattttagttaaaaaagagaaaagaaaaaagcttcATTCCCCCATTTCTAACTCACATCCTTTTCATCTGTCCCGTTCCACCCCCGTTCTCCATTGCCGCTGCCAGCACCGCCGTCCACCACAGCAGCGCCTCCGTCGGTACACCTCTCTATTTATGGTACAGTCGTTATTCTCACTTCTTTCTCTATTATAGACATCAATTGAACTCGAAGATGCCATTAAAACTTTTCTTCCATGAGCTAAAGGAAGTGGCTTTCATCCGTCTCTCTTGCAAACCCTAGGTAGAATAAAGGCTCTCTCTCCTCTGTGTATGATGATTATTCGCCTGGGTTTTCGCATAATTAGCTTCATTCAGCAGTTTATTCTGTTCGAGGATCTTATAGAAGCTTTCAGAAGACGTATTCCACTTCTGAAGCTACGTTAGCCAGAATCTAGGCTGATTAGTAACCTGAACCTTATTTGCTACCTTTTATCTGGTCAATTCGGATTTATAAATTTCgaaaatttttgaatgcatATGTTTCTTGTGCTCTTTTGCTGCTTTAAATTTGGTCAATTAGCTGTGATTGATCATTGGAGAACTTTAGGGATGACAAAGTTTGAATGctgtaatttattatgaagGCATAATTAGAAATGATGAATTTAGGTGCAGAGACTTTAGTCTGAAGTGAAGCATGGCTAGAACTGATGAAGCAATTGTTAGTTTGTAAGTGTAAATAATTTTCGGCTCTGTTTCTTTGGCTTATTGATCACAAGAATGTCTCTTGCATTCATATTTATCTTGCATTTTCTTATCGGTGAGTAATATGGATTAAGtgtaagattttttttcttaaatgtgCGATATGTTTATCTCTTTCAAATGTAGGCCTTTGGTGCATGATCAGAAGCATTTGGTCTCTCACCTTGATAACTCTCATCATGAAGCCAAGAACTGGTGAGGTGCCAAGGGGAAGAAATTTTCAGGAGGGGGGCCCAAACTGGATCCTTATCGCAGGGGGTGCTTTGCTGAGTACATTGTCAATTCGCCTAGGTTATAAGCTTAAGCAGGTTCATGATGCTAAGCAACTGGATAATAGCAGCCAAAGACTAAAAAGTATGTATTGCGAATTAACGTGGCTTATTTTCTGAAGTTTCTTGATGCTATTTGTTAGTTGATTCTAATGCAGATGGAAAATCTGATGATTGGAAGAAGTCAGAGAGCTGCCCTTtgcattcaaattctttttgtttttcccaaCAAGATGATGGTTGCTACAGTCGTTACAATGGTATACATCTTGGTCCGGATCATTTACCTTTGTACATATTCTTTTAGTCATGATATCCTCTTTCTTGGATTACTCATTTTATATATGGCTAGTGGGCTATGCTTGACGCTTATAACGATGtgcaaaaattattcttaatggTTATTTTGAAGATTTGCCTGGGAGATGGGGCAGCTTATGCATTCTGGTATAGTTCACTTTCCAAATGAAATCCTAGAACATTGTAGCtgttgaattttctgttttttcctttcctcTGTTCTGTCTTGAACAagattgatatttaatacCAACTTCAGGACTGTTTTCCCAGTCGAGGTTTAATTaagcaaattatataaaaaaaaatcattattctCTTCACTTTGTTCCCCGTCCCAATCAAAGAGTCGTAAGTGCACAGAACTTGGCTCTGCTGGAACAAAATCCTGGACCAGCCTCTGATGTGGAAGTAGTAATCGCCATATTTCTCCTTAAGTATATTAGAATGTAAATGACGGTATATCCATGTGGAGTCTTATCTGTATTTCTGAGAATGCATacttgtataaaattatattgctTCTTTCCCCTATCTGCCTGTGGCTGAAGAAAAAACTTATCATTTCAAGGTTCATTTTTCAGTTTGTAAAgttattttgctttttaagGAGCTAGTTCCTGCAAGTGGCTGAAGTATAATACTGCAGTTCCAATTCCATGAGAAATGAAGCACTTGTTTTACTATATCAGACAGATATAACAAAGTCGTATTCATGCAAGTAGCAATGATATAagttatttacttatttattttttctcttctcatTTTAAGTGTGCATACGGTATTTAAGTTGTATTATTCTTtccattatataaaaaattttaaacttttccGCTGATCGAATAGGATCCAGGAATGTGGTAGAAATCAAACCGCAACACAATGGCCAAATGATGACTGAGCCTGAAGTGGCTCTTCCTCTTGTGACTGTTCCTACTGCAGAGTTTCAGAAAGAAAATGGAGTGATGTGGTCATCTTCTCCTGATTGCCTTGAGCTGCCCCATAAGCCTTTCCACCATTCAAACAGTTCTGAGTCGCCATGCGTTTCAGATTCTGGGTCTGACATTTTCAGCAAGCGGGAGGTTATACAGAAGTTGAGACAACAGTTGAAGAGAAGAGATGACATGATACTGGAAATGCAGGATCAAATTGCTGAGCTTCAAAATTCTCTAAGTGCTCAGCTTTCACATTCTTCCCATCTGCAGTCTCTGCTGGATGCTGCAAATAGGGATTTGTTTGATTCAGAAAGAGAAATTCAGAGATTAAGAAAGGTAATTGCAGATCATTGTGTTGGAGATATTAACTCTGGTGACAAGTCCACTGCAGTTCCTGTTTGGCCGGCTCAGGCTGACGGGATGAATGGTTATACTAATGGGTATCTCGAAGTTGAAAGTAATTTGGGGTCATTGGAGAAAGGAAGAGGAGATGGGGAAAAGATTGAAATGTTGAAGAAGGAAGTTAATGAATTGAAGGAATTGATTGAGGGGAAAAACTACTTGCTCCAAAGCTACAGAGAGCAGAAAACGGAGCTCTCAATGAAGATCAAAGAGTTGCAGCAGAGATTGGATTCTCAACttccaaatattttgtagGCAGATTTAGCTTCTTGTGCATCTTTGTCTGGCTTCCCTATTTATTTTctcagttttcttttataatttgaagcTGTTAATTTTGGGCCCTTCTCATTATCTTGTTTTACCATTTTTACTCAGTTTTGGGTGTGCTTCCTGTGCAAATGTGACGGGGATTGTGATGTTCATAAGTTTGAGTAAAATGATTTTGGGCTTAGTGGTTTTATGTTTGTGGGGGGTTTTTTAACCC includes:
- the LOC105164711 gene encoding uncharacterized protein LOC105164711 isoform X2, which encodes MIRSIWSLTLITLIMKPRTGEVPRGRNFQEGGPNWILIAGGALLSTLSIRLGYKLKQVHDAKQLDNSSQRLKNGKSDDWKKSESCPLHSNSFCFSQQDDGCYSRYNGSRNVVEIKPQHNGQMMTEPEVALPLVTVPTAEFQKENGVMWSSSPDCLELPHKPFHHSNSSESPCVSDSGSDIFSKREVIQKLRQQLKRRDDMILEMQDQIAELQNSLSAQLSHSSHLQSLLDAANRDLFDSEREIQRLRKVIADHCVGDINSGDKSTAVPVWPAQADGMNGYTNGYLEVESNLGSLEKGRGDGEKIEMLKKEVNELKELIEGKNYLLQSYREQKTELSMKIKELQQRLDSQLPNIL
- the LOC105164711 gene encoding uncharacterized protein LOC105164711 isoform X1, coding for MKQLLVCLWCMIRSIWSLTLITLIMKPRTGEVPRGRNFQEGGPNWILIAGGALLSTLSIRLGYKLKQVHDAKQLDNSSQRLKNGKSDDWKKSESCPLHSNSFCFSQQDDGCYSRYNGSRNVVEIKPQHNGQMMTEPEVALPLVTVPTAEFQKENGVMWSSSPDCLELPHKPFHHSNSSESPCVSDSGSDIFSKREVIQKLRQQLKRRDDMILEMQDQIAELQNSLSAQLSHSSHLQSLLDAANRDLFDSEREIQRLRKVIADHCVGDINSGDKSTAVPVWPAQADGMNGYTNGYLEVESNLGSLEKGRGDGEKIEMLKKEVNELKELIEGKNYLLQSYREQKTELSMKIKELQQRLDSQLPNIL